One genomic window of Candidatus Trichorickettsia mobilis includes the following:
- the gatC gene encoding Asp-tRNA(Asn)/Glu-tRNA(Gln) amidotransferase subunit GatC, with protein sequence MITPNDVTKIAKLAKLHFTTDEITNFAEELTEIMKMIDTLNEVDCSNITPLTSACDMTPRMRKDVVTSVSIADELFANVPDNNANFAKEIKCYIVPKILE encoded by the coding sequence ATGATTACTCCTAACGACGTTACCAAAATCGCAAAATTAGCCAAATTACATTTTACTACTGACGAGATAACAAATTTTGCCGAAGAATTGACTGAGATCATGAAGATGATAGATACATTAAATGAGGTAGACTGCAGTAATATTACTCCATTAACTTCTGCTTGTGATATGACACCAAGAATGCGTAAAGATGTTGTTACTAGTGTCAGTATTGCCGATGAATTGTTTGCTAATGTTCCTGATAATAATGCAAATTTTGCCAAAGAGATTAAGTGTTATATAGTCCCTAAAATACTAGAGTAA
- the map gene encoding type I methionyl aminopeptidase: MAITIHSAEDFAKMRVAGKLAAETLDFITDHVYPGVTTNHLNDLCHDFIIARKAIPAPLNYRGFPKSICTSVNHVVCHGIPNDRQLKDGDIVNIDVTVIVDGWHGDNSRMYYVGNIGIKQKRLIQITYEAMMLGIEQVKPGVHLGDIGHAIQSYAEKNNYSVVRDYTGHGVGKIFHTEPTVFHHGTKGTGAILKEGMFFTIEPMINTGAPDTILSRLDGWTVTTRDKSLSAQFEHTIGVTQTGYEIFTLSPKNLHYPPYAR; this comes from the coding sequence ATGGCTATTACGATTCATTCTGCAGAAGATTTTGCTAAGATGCGAGTAGCAGGAAAATTAGCTGCAGAAACATTAGATTTTATTACTGATCATGTGTATCCTGGAGTAACAACAAATCACCTAAATGATTTGTGTCATGATTTTATTATTGCTCGCAAAGCTATTCCAGCACCATTAAACTACCGTGGATTTCCAAAATCAATTTGTACCTCAGTGAATCACGTGGTGTGTCATGGTATTCCAAATGATCGCCAATTAAAAGATGGTGATATTGTTAATATTGATGTTACTGTTATCGTTGATGGTTGGCACGGAGATAATAGTCGGATGTATTATGTTGGCAATATTGGTATTAAACAAAAACGTTTGATTCAGATTACTTATGAAGCGATGATGCTAGGCATAGAACAGGTAAAACCAGGCGTACATCTTGGTGATATAGGACACGCAATCCAGAGCTATGCTGAAAAGAATAATTATTCCGTAGTCAGAGATTATACAGGTCATGGTGTTGGGAAGATCTTTCATACTGAACCAACAGTATTTCACCACGGAACAAAGGGTACCGGGGCAATTTTAAAGGAAGGTATGTTTTTTACCATTGAGCCGATGATAAATACTGGGGCTCCTGATACTATCTTAAGTCGCTTAGATGGTTGGACTGTAACTACACGTGATAAATCTTTGTCAGCACAGTTTGAACATACTATCGGAGTAACTCAAACTGGTTACGAAATATTTACCTTATCACCAAAAAATTTGCATTATCCTCCATATGCAAGATAA
- the gatA gene encoding Asp-tRNA(Asn)/Glu-tRNA(Gln) amidotransferase subunit GatA, whose amino-acid sequence MDELTKLTISQALSGLQNKQFSSVELTEAHIDRIIQQRQLNSYITETFELALEQAHIADQHYRIQQARKLEGIPIAVKDLFCTKGVKTTAGSKMLANFVPTYESRVSQNIRDQGIIMLGKANMDEFAMGSANITSHFGNVINPWRANNITQDLVPGGSSGGSAAAVSSFTAMAALGSDTGGSVRQPAAFTGIVGMKPTYGRCSRWGMIAFASSLDQAGIFTRTVEDTARMLETMMGFDDRDSTSIDIAVPELVSACNKSVKGLKVGVPMSLMTAPGIAAEIINMWQETINALKQEGVEIINIDLSHSNYAIPTYYVIASAEASSNLARYDGIRYGHRTKKERINIDELYALTRSEGFGAEVKRRIMIGTYVLSAAFMDAYYLKAQKVRRLIANDFKTAFTTVDAIILPSAPSAAFGVDEKQDNPVTMYLNDIFTIPASLAGLPCISVPAVLSADGLPLGMQVIGSTLDEYNVLKVAAAIERTRSNVNFIPGGF is encoded by the coding sequence ATGGATGAACTGACAAAATTAACGATTAGCCAAGCTTTAAGTGGTTTGCAAAACAAGCAATTTTCAAGCGTAGAACTAACTGAAGCTCATATTGACCGGATAATTCAACAGCGACAATTGAATTCCTATATTACAGAGACATTCGAGCTAGCTCTGGAGCAAGCCCATATCGCTGATCAGCATTACCGGATTCAGCAAGCCCGTAAGCTTGAGGGTATTCCCATAGCCGTCAAAGATTTATTTTGCACTAAAGGAGTTAAGACTACTGCTGGTTCCAAGATGCTTGCTAATTTTGTGCCAACATATGAATCCAGAGTTAGTCAGAATATTAGAGATCAAGGGATAATTATGCTGGGTAAAGCTAATATGGATGAATTTGCTATGGGTTCAGCGAATATTACCAGTCATTTTGGCAATGTTATTAATCCATGGCGAGCAAATAATATTACTCAAGATTTGGTACCAGGCGGATCCTCAGGTGGTTCTGCCGCTGCTGTCAGCAGTTTTACTGCCATGGCCGCGCTTGGTAGCGACACTGGTGGTTCCGTTCGTCAACCGGCAGCATTTACTGGTATAGTTGGGATGAAACCTACATATGGTCGCTGTTCAAGGTGGGGAATGATCGCTTTTGCAAGCTCTCTTGATCAGGCTGGGATTTTTACCAGGACTGTAGAAGATACCGCTAGAATGTTGGAAACAATGATGGGATTTGATGACCGAGATTCAACTTCGATAGATATAGCAGTGCCTGAACTTGTATCCGCATGTAATAAGTCGGTAAAAGGCTTAAAGGTAGGAGTGCCGATGAGTCTGATGACTGCTCCAGGAATTGCAGCAGAGATTATTAATATGTGGCAGGAAACCATTAACGCCCTTAAACAAGAAGGGGTAGAAATTATTAATATCGATCTATCTCACTCCAATTACGCCATCCCTACTTACTACGTTATTGCTTCTGCTGAAGCCTCATCAAATCTTGCCAGATATGACGGTATTCGCTATGGTCATCGAACGAAAAAGGAGCGGATAAATATTGATGAACTTTATGCTTTAACACGCTCGGAAGGTTTTGGTGCTGAAGTAAAGCGTAGAATAATGATTGGCACTTATGTATTATCGGCAGCATTCATGGACGCTTATTATTTAAAAGCACAAAAAGTACGCAGGTTAATTGCCAATGATTTTAAAACAGCCTTTACCACAGTCGATGCAATAATATTACCGTCAGCACCTTCAGCTGCTTTTGGCGTTGACGAAAAACAAGATAACCCGGTAACTATGTATTTAAACGATATCTTCACTATTCCAGCAAGTCTTGCTGGTTTGCCATGCATCTCTGTACCAGCTGTGCTTTCTGCAGATGGGCTGCCACTTGGAATGCAAGTTATTGGCTCTACTCTTGATGAGTATAATGTTCTCAAAGTGGCTGCAGCCATTGAGCGCACAAGGAGTAATGTCAATTTTATACCGGGAGGATTCTAA
- a CDS encoding type II toxin-antitoxin system VapC family toxin translates to MRVLLDTHTLIWGLCEPEKLNVETKKLLINVDNIIFVSVASLWELQIKKSLNKISLPDKFASQLQEHGYELLNITHEHIAKLDDLPMIHRDPFDRMLIAQSIYENIPLITKDAEIVKYNIQIIIP, encoded by the coding sequence ATGAGAGTACTGCTTGATACTCATACTCTTATCTGGGGACTATGTGAACCAGAAAAACTAAATGTTGAGACTAAAAAATTGCTTATTAATGTTGATAATATTATATTTGTTAGCGTTGCTTCTTTATGGGAATTACAAATAAAGAAGTCATTAAATAAAATTAGCTTACCAGATAAGTTTGCATCTCAATTACAGGAACATGGATATGAATTATTGAATATTACTCATGAGCATATTGCAAAGTTAGATGATCTACCCATGATTCATAGAGATCCATTTGACCGAATGTTAATAGCCCAGAGTATATATGAAAACATACCTTTAATTACTAAAGATGCAGAAATAGTAAAATATAATATACAAATAATTATTCCCTAG
- a CDS encoding aminotransferase class I/II-fold pyridoxal phosphate-dependent enzyme → MSINPFKLEEYLSRHEFSAKYLLCCSDAESFQMSEILSFASPEDKKLWDNLRLSYTEAPGLPALRKSVADELYSGLEVDNILMFAGAEEVIFCALHTLIEAGDHVIVLTPCYQSLLEIPKLKGADISEVSLKEEDNWCIDLNSIQDALQPNTKCIVINFPHNPTGQVIEEDKLKGLIDICSRRVFGCFQMRSIDFLET, encoded by the coding sequence ATGAGCATAAATCCATTTAAACTGGAAGAATATTTATCACGTCACGAGTTCTCGGCTAAATATCTGCTATGCTGCTCGGATGCAGAAAGCTTTCAAATGTCAGAGATTTTGAGCTTTGCATCTCCTGAAGATAAAAAATTATGGGATAATTTACGTCTTAGTTATACAGAAGCACCGGGGTTACCTGCTTTACGTAAATCGGTAGCAGATGAGCTCTACAGCGGTCTTGAAGTAGATAATATCCTCATGTTTGCTGGTGCTGAAGAAGTTATATTTTGTGCACTTCATACTTTGATTGAAGCTGGTGATCATGTCATTGTTTTAACACCTTGCTATCAATCACTTCTTGAAATTCCAAAATTGAAAGGGGCAGATATATCAGAAGTTTCGTTAAAAGAAGAAGATAACTGGTGTATTGATTTAAATTCTATTCAAGATGCGCTCCAGCCAAACACAAAATGCATAGTCATCAACTTCCCTCATAATCCCACAGGACAAGTGATAGAGGAGGATAAGTTAAAAGGTTTAATTGATATCTGTAGTCGAAGGGTATTTGGTTGTTTTCAGATGAGGTCTATAGACTTCTTGGAGACATGA
- a CDS encoding type II toxin-antitoxin system prevent-host-death family antitoxin: MKSVNVTAAKAHLSALLKELEEKDEEIIIERAGKPIARILKYKAIKHFNRLGMFKNKITFSEDFDQWPEDIAIKLGIKD; the protein is encoded by the coding sequence ATGAAATCAGTAAATGTTACTGCTGCGAAAGCGCACTTATCCGCTCTACTTAAAGAACTGGAAGAAAAAGATGAAGAAATAATAATAGAAAGAGCTGGTAAACCTATAGCTAGAATTCTCAAATACAAAGCTATCAAACATTTTAATAGATTAGGGATGTTTAAAAATAAAATTACTTTTTCTGAAGACTTTGATCAATGGCCAGAGGATATTGCTATTAAATTGGGTATCAAGGATTAA
- a CDS encoding HU family DNA-binding protein encodes MNTTNQNSITITKEKITSMLKSKVGFSGMVCEEIVNQIFNQMQVILKSEQKLVLQKFGSFSINNKKARPGQNLQTKTQIIIEPRSVISFSPAKYLKNIINDHHELK; translated from the coding sequence ATGAATACTACAAATCAAAATTCTATTACTATTACCAAGGAAAAGATCACTTCCATGCTAAAATCAAAAGTAGGGTTCTCTGGCATGGTCTGTGAAGAAATAGTAAATCAAATTTTTAACCAGATGCAAGTTATTTTAAAAAGTGAGCAGAAGTTAGTATTGCAGAAGTTTGGTAGTTTTAGTATCAATAATAAAAAAGCAAGACCTGGTCAAAATTTGCAGACCAAAACTCAGATTATTATTGAGCCAAGAAGCGTTATCAGTTTTTCTCCTGCTAAATATTTAAAGAATATAATTAATGATCATCATGAACTAAAATGA
- a CDS encoding outer membrane protein assembly factor BamE: MKIFIPILALLSMLLFTTSCQTLDVRGQYVDDSTINKLENKNLTKAEVEELIGTPTIIPDYTPDTWYYVHRFMGKRAWFQPKTIEQRIVKIKFTKDNIIEEVVVLNDDHSEDIEVVSEYTKAYGTEQNGIQTFIKNIGRFNKTTDGKKKRSKK, from the coding sequence ATGAAAATTTTTATTCCTATACTAGCCTTGCTATCAATGTTGTTATTTACTACTAGCTGTCAAACACTGGACGTAAGGGGACAATATGTTGACGATAGTACTATCAATAAATTAGAAAACAAGAATCTAACTAAAGCAGAGGTAGAAGAGTTAATCGGTACTCCGACTATCATTCCGGATTACACTCCAGATACTTGGTATTACGTACACAGGTTTATGGGAAAACGTGCATGGTTCCAACCAAAAACGATCGAACAACGAATTGTAAAAATAAAATTTACTAAAGATAATATTATCGAAGAAGTAGTAGTATTAAATGATGATCATTCAGAAGATATTGAAGTGGTAAGTGAATATACTAAAGCTTATGGTACAGAACAGAATGGCATCCAAACTTTTATCAAGAATATTGGTAGATTTAATAAGACTACTGATGGCAAGAAGAAACGTAGTAAAAAATAA
- the blaOXA gene encoding class D beta-lactamase, translated as MKKAILFLSAMLLFSTPAMAERKCFLVKENNKVIKQEGDCGTRYAPESTFKILLSLMGYDVEVLEDETHPEWPFKEGYDLFINVCKGAHNPRTWMRDSCVWYSQVLTQKLGIEKFTDYVVKFNYGNQDVSGDKGKNNGLTNSWLSSSLEISPSEQTIFLQKLVDNALPVSTKSHSMTKKIMFREELSGGWKLYGKTGNGRQLNMDRTKKLELQHGWFVGWIEKDGRIIIFASHIADDKKQDTFASFRARDEARNKLWKLIDELEK; from the coding sequence ATGAAAAAAGCTATTTTATTTTTAAGTGCCATGTTGTTATTTAGCACTCCAGCAATGGCAGAAAGAAAATGCTTTTTAGTTAAAGAAAATAACAAAGTCATTAAACAAGAAGGAGATTGCGGGACGCGCTATGCTCCTGAATCCACCTTCAAGATTCTGCTCAGTCTGATGGGTTATGATGTAGAGGTTTTGGAAGATGAAACTCATCCTGAGTGGCCGTTTAAAGAAGGTTATGATCTTTTTATTAATGTTTGCAAGGGAGCTCATAATCCTAGAACATGGATGAGAGATAGTTGCGTTTGGTATTCTCAAGTTTTAACACAAAAACTTGGAATAGAGAAATTTACAGATTATGTCGTAAAATTTAACTATGGAAATCAAGATGTTTCAGGAGACAAAGGTAAAAATAATGGACTAACCAACTCGTGGCTGTCAAGTTCTCTTGAAATTTCACCATCCGAGCAAACGATATTCTTACAAAAATTAGTTGATAATGCATTGCCTGTAAGTACAAAATCTCATTCCATGACAAAAAAAATCATGTTTAGAGAAGAATTGTCAGGCGGCTGGAAGCTTTATGGAAAAACAGGAAATGGTCGGCAGCTAAACATGGATAGAACTAAAAAATTAGAGCTGCAGCATGGCTGGTTTGTTGGCTGGATTGAAAAAGACGGACGAATCATTATATTTGCAAGCCATATTGCAGATGATAAAAAACAAGACACTTTTGCCAGCTTTAGAGCGAGAGACGAAGCAAGAAACAAATTGTGGAAATTAATTGATGAGTTAGAAAAATAA
- a CDS encoding aminotransferase class I/II-fold pyridoxal phosphate-dependent enzyme, which translates to MSKAFGMAGLRIGWIACQDQVILKKIEHMKHYTSICNSAPAEILSLISLHNKDYILKRNNKIVEENLKILDQLFIEYGHLFQWVKPQGGCVGFVKYKGLEVIDSFCDRLLQEQSVLLMPASIYSHQGNYFRIGFGRKNMPECLERLKEFLRHENICT; encoded by the coding sequence ATGAGCAAAGCCTTTGGCATGGCAGGCCTCAGAATTGGCTGGATTGCATGTCAGGATCAAGTTATTTTGAAGAAGATAGAGCATATGAAGCATTACACTTCCATATGTAACAGTGCACCGGCTGAAATCCTAAGCCTTATATCCCTACACAATAAGGATTATATCCTTAAGCGCAACAACAAAATTGTAGAAGAGAATTTAAAAATTCTAGATCAACTCTTTATAGAATATGGTCATTTATTTCAATGGGTGAAACCGCAAGGAGGATGCGTGGGTTTTGTGAAATATAAAGGCTTGGAAGTTATAGATTCCTTCTGTGATAGATTGCTACAAGAACAAAGTGTTCTGTTGATGCCCGCATCAATCTATAGCCATCAAGGCAACTACTTCAGAATTGGATTTGGTAGAAAAAATATGCCAGAGTGTCTTGAAAGACTAAAAGAGTTCTTGCGTCATGAAAATATTTGCACTTAA
- the gatB gene encoding Asp-tRNA(Asn)/Glu-tRNA(Gln) amidotransferase subunit GatB yields MAYVIGDWEYVIGLEVHAQISSKSKLFSSSSTSFGAAPNSQVSLVDAAMPGMLPVLNEYCVYQAIKTGLALNAKVNLYSVFDRKNYFYPDLPQGYQISQFYQPIVQNGQITIILEDGTAKIIRINRLHLEQDAGKSLHDQSPTSSFIDLNRCGIALMEIVTEPDMSSPFEAAEYVKKLRSILRCIGSCDGDMEKGSLRCDANVSVRKAGAPLGTRCEIKNINSVRHIAKAIEFEALRQVSILENGGIIAQETRLFDADTGETRTMRLKEDSQDYRYFPDPDLLPVRLLQELVDDIAKTLPELPDAKVTRYVKELGISNYDAEVIVMDEAVAKYFETAIKIGNPKITANWITSELFGKLNKNNIELSECKITPLMLGNMVKLIEGEVISGKIAKTVFEIMFDTGASPQQIIEEQGLVQVSNQDEILLIINQVLEENVESVTAYRNGKEKLFGFFVGQIMKKTDGKANPTLVNKLLKGQLHS; encoded by the coding sequence ATGGCTTATGTCATCGGAGACTGGGAATATGTAATCGGGCTTGAAGTTCACGCACAAATATCATCTAAATCCAAACTTTTTTCAAGCAGCTCTACCTCATTCGGTGCAGCGCCAAATTCACAAGTATCATTAGTAGATGCAGCAATGCCAGGAATGTTACCAGTATTAAATGAATATTGTGTATATCAGGCTATCAAAACCGGTTTAGCCTTAAATGCCAAAGTTAATTTATATTCAGTATTTGACCGTAAAAATTACTTTTACCCGGATTTACCTCAAGGTTATCAAATTTCACAATTTTATCAACCGATAGTACAGAATGGTCAAATTACTATTATTCTTGAAGACGGAACAGCAAAAATTATCAGAATAAATCGTTTGCATCTTGAACAAGATGCAGGCAAAAGCTTACATGATCAGTCTCCTACTTCAAGCTTTATTGATTTAAATCGCTGTGGTATTGCTTTAATGGAAATAGTTACTGAACCAGATATGAGTTCACCATTTGAAGCTGCGGAATATGTAAAGAAACTTAGAAGTATATTACGTTGCATTGGTAGTTGCGATGGCGATATGGAAAAAGGGTCACTACGTTGTGATGCCAATGTATCAGTACGCAAAGCTGGCGCACCACTCGGCACTAGATGTGAGATCAAAAACATAAATTCTGTGCGCCACATTGCCAAAGCCATAGAATTTGAAGCGCTGCGTCAAGTAAGTATTTTAGAAAATGGCGGTATAATTGCTCAAGAAACCAGGTTATTCGATGCCGATACCGGTGAGACCAGAACTATGAGATTAAAGGAAGATTCTCAGGATTATCGTTATTTTCCTGATCCTGATTTATTACCAGTAAGATTATTACAAGAGCTAGTTGATGATATTGCAAAAACATTGCCAGAATTACCTGATGCTAAAGTAACTAGATATGTCAAAGAGTTGGGTATTAGTAATTATGATGCTGAAGTGATTGTAATGGATGAAGCGGTAGCTAAATATTTTGAAACGGCGATAAAGATTGGTAACCCCAAAATCACAGCTAACTGGATCACTAGTGAATTATTCGGCAAGCTCAACAAAAATAATATAGAACTATCAGAGTGTAAGATTACACCCTTAATGCTTGGGAATATGGTTAAATTAATCGAAGGTGAGGTGATTTCTGGGAAAATTGCCAAAACTGTCTTTGAAATCATGTTTGATACTGGCGCATCGCCACAACAAATTATTGAAGAACAGGGGTTGGTACAAGTTTCCAATCAAGATGAGATTTTGTTGATTATTAACCAGGTGTTAGAAGAGAATGTAGAATCTGTAACTGCGTATCGAAATGGTAAAGAAAAGCTATTTGGCTTTTTTGTTGGGCAAATAATGAAAAAAACCGACGGCAAAGCAAATCCTACGTTAGTTAATAAGTTGTTGAAAGGTCAATTGCATAGTTGA
- a CDS encoding beta-ketoacyl-ACP synthase III, with protein sequence MACKIIGCGGYLPKNIVTNLDLESFVDTTDEWIKSRTGILQRHLAASDEYTSHLAYKAAEHALQDANLLPTDIDLIIVCTTTPDNSFPSTATKVQGYFALGNIPSFDLQAVCSGFIYGLQVADSLAASGKYNTILLICAEKMSSLLDWGDRNTCVLFGDGAGAVVLQRKSVDNNGFLFASPKIEVNSGVIDSQIYSNGSYGELLYTDGGVSSNGQSGKIKMKGPALFKNAVEKMTDSMIEILAKNNLTIADISYLIPHQANLRIIQSIIDRLNVDENKVIKTIAKHANCSASSIPLALSELKSSGSLNEGDIILFTAFGAGLTWGSALIRW encoded by the coding sequence ATGGCGTGTAAGATTATTGGATGTGGTGGTTATTTACCAAAAAACATAGTAACTAACCTAGATCTAGAGTCGTTTGTTGATACTACAGATGAGTGGATAAAATCAAGAACTGGAATTTTACAAAGACATCTAGCAGCAAGTGATGAATATACCTCACATTTGGCATACAAAGCTGCCGAACATGCTTTGCAAGATGCTAATTTGCTACCAACTGATATTGATTTAATCATTGTCTGTACGACAACGCCAGATAATAGCTTTCCTTCTACCGCCACCAAAGTACAAGGATATTTTGCATTAGGAAATATCCCATCATTTGATTTACAAGCAGTGTGTTCGGGTTTTATTTATGGGCTGCAGGTAGCTGATAGTTTAGCAGCATCTGGGAAATATAACACCATATTACTAATTTGCGCCGAAAAAATGTCATCTTTACTAGATTGGGGTGATCGAAATACTTGCGTGTTATTTGGTGATGGTGCCGGAGCAGTGGTTCTACAACGTAAGAGCGTTGATAATAATGGATTTTTATTTGCGTCACCTAAAATAGAGGTGAATTCTGGTGTAATTGATAGTCAGATATATTCCAATGGTAGTTATGGTGAGCTGCTATATACTGATGGTGGGGTGAGTTCTAACGGCCAAAGCGGTAAAATTAAGATGAAAGGTCCAGCTTTATTTAAAAATGCCGTTGAAAAAATGACTGATTCAATGATCGAGATTTTAGCAAAAAACAATTTAACTATTGCTGATATTAGTTATTTGATACCTCATCAAGCTAATCTCAGAATTATTCAGTCAATTATTGACCGACTTAATGTCGACGAAAATAAAGTAATAAAAACAATAGCTAAACACGCGAATTGCTCGGCATCGTCAATTCCATTAGCTCTCTCTGAGTTAAAATCATCAGGTTCATTAAACGAAGGCGATATTATCCTTTTTACAGCTTTTGGAGCAGGGTTAACTTGGGGATCGGCGTTAATCCGTTGGTGA
- a CDS encoding MerR family transcriptional regulator has translation MIENLQCKKYYSIAEVTTMLHIPAHQLRYLEKVLPNFTVTKIKGRRYYTQQNIALIKTRVKEHSYNLFNLDHNTIINQIDILMHKFCQLSSNINNVINRL, from the coding sequence ATGATTGAAAATTTACAATGTAAAAAATACTATTCAATTGCTGAAGTAACAACCATGCTCCATATACCTGCTCATCAGTTACGTTATTTGGAGAAGGTTTTACCAAATTTTACTGTTACTAAAATTAAAGGCCGACGATATTATACTCAACAAAATATCGCATTAATTAAAACCAGAGTCAAAGAGCATTCTTATAATCTATTTAATTTGGATCATAATACTATAATTAATCAAATAGATATTTTGATGCATAAATTTTGTCAACTCTCGTCCAATATTAATAATGTAATCAATAGATTATAA
- the rpmF gene encoding 50S ribosomal protein L32, producing MAVPKKKTSKSRRNMRRSHHALGKINVMVDSRTGEYKLPHHASLIDGTYNGRLVIAKKIDTDEAV from the coding sequence ATGGCAGTACCAAAAAAGAAAACATCAAAATCACGTCGTAACATGCGTCGTTCTCATCATGCACTAGGTAAGATCAATGTGATGGTGGATAGTCGTACCGGTGAATATAAACTACCGCATCATGCGTCATTAATTGACGGAACATATAATGGACGATTAGTGATTGCTAAAAAAATAGATACTGATGAAGCAGTTTGA